In one window of Meiothermus sp. DNA:
- a CDS encoding copper resistance CopC family protein — MKKALFAFGVLLGLALAHAEYKSSTPSANATVRTAPRSVVINFTAAVEVRLSTFKVYPLNAPEEAWGSPTRLRRLAQPLVREVLPLRGDAARRVDAGVTTSARTSKSVTLALKPGLQPGAYVVMWKNLGVDGHPETDFFVFIYKP; from the coding sequence ATGAAAAAAGCCCTTTTTGCCTTTGGGGTACTGCTTGGCCTGGCCTTAGCGCATGCCGAGTACAAAAGCTCCACCCCCTCGGCCAATGCAACCGTCCGCACGGCCCCCAGATCGGTGGTTATAAACTTTACCGCGGCCGTAGAAGTACGCCTCTCGACCTTCAAGGTCTACCCCCTCAATGCGCCCGAGGAGGCCTGGGGTAGCCCTACCCGGCTGCGCCGGCTGGCGCAGCCCCTGGTGCGCGAGGTGCTTCCCCTGCGGGGTGATGCGGCCCGGCGGGTAGATGCGGGCGTAACTACCTCGGCCCGCACAAGCAAAAGCGTGACCCTTGCGCTAAAACCGGGGCTTCAGCCCGGGGCCTATGTGGTGATGTGGAAGAACCTGGGTGTCGATGGCCACCCCGAGACCGATTTCTTCGTATTCATTTACAAGCCCTGA
- a CDS encoding MbnP family protein, with amino-acid sequence MKAWLFLLTLGLAGALAAPVELKINLRVGDQPLQFGQTYQTPQGQRYQIELLRFYISEVALVRPDGREVRADGLVLAEFKREAPTQGVSVIKMDVPAGQYRGIRFNVGVPRELNHLDAGTQQMPLGVNSGMYWAWNPGYIFYRLEGVALLPEGKQKWIIHMGTDAFRIPVRLQDLQTRRVQINIPPAGGSITLNLDVARAFQPGPGGAFVDWRKQSLRQLHGLSPETSLLMSVVYFNMQTAFSLAN; translated from the coding sequence ATGAAAGCATGGTTATTCCTCTTAACACTCGGCCTCGCAGGCGCTTTGGCTGCGCCGGTGGAGCTCAAAATCAACCTGCGGGTAGGCGACCAGCCCTTGCAGTTTGGCCAAACCTACCAGACCCCTCAGGGCCAGCGCTACCAGATTGAGCTGCTCAGGTTTTACATTTCCGAGGTGGCCCTGGTGCGGCCCGATGGCCGCGAGGTGCGGGCCGACGGGCTGGTGCTGGCCGAGTTCAAGCGTGAGGCCCCCACGCAGGGGGTCAGCGTGATAAAAATGGACGTGCCGGCAGGGCAGTACCGCGGTATTCGCTTCAACGTGGGGGTGCCGCGTGAGCTCAACCACCTCGACGCCGGCACCCAGCAGATGCCTTTGGGGGTAAACTCCGGCATGTACTGGGCCTGGAACCCCGGCTATATTTTTTACCGGCTCGAGGGGGTGGCCTTGCTGCCGGAAGGCAAGCAGAAGTGGATCATTCATATGGGCACCGATGCCTTTCGCATTCCGGTGCGCCTGCAAGACCTCCAGACCCGGCGGGTGCAGATCAACATTCCACCCGCTGGGGGTTCCATCACCCTAAACCTCGATGTGGCCAGAGCCTTTCAACCGGGACCGGGCGGGGCCTTTGTGGATTGGCGCAAGCAGTCCTTGCGCCAGTTGCACGGCCTGAGCCCCGAGACCAGCCTCCTGATGTCGGTGGTGTATTTCAACATGCAGACGGCTTTTTCGCTGGCAAACTAA
- a CDS encoding DUF2946 domain-containing protein, with product MKPKTPQPFAVMGWATLVLCVSLMFGLRGMVMFPAEPVQIDHHLPAHSDTDQNPDHQGHCPLCFLQMLLPWLAPALVAVYLFFLKLRIGTGECCAREEFLEVIAARGPPI from the coding sequence GTGAAACCAAAAACCCCCCAACCCTTTGCGGTGATGGGGTGGGCGACTTTGGTTTTGTGCGTCTCGCTGATGTTTGGCCTGCGTGGAATGGTGATGTTTCCCGCAGAGCCTGTCCAAATAGACCATCACCTACCAGCCCACAGCGATACCGACCAAAACCCCGACCACCAGGGGCACTGCCCATTGTGCTTCTTGCAGATGCTGTTGCCCTGGTTGGCGCCTGCGCTGGTGGCGGTGTATCTATTTTTCCTAAAGCTTCGGATAGGGACAGGGGAGTGCTGCGCCCGAGAGGAGTTCCTCGAGGTGATTGCGGCTCGAGGGCCGCCGATCTGA
- a CDS encoding NUDIX hydrolase, with amino-acid sequence MKTPVQGAGGVLFSPDGKVLLIRDRLGYWCFPKGHLDAGESLERAALREVEEETGIKGKVIQALSTTRYQNNKGIAREIHWFLMEGQGQIRLEKGLGGAGFFDPEEARRLLAFPEDVRLLDEAISHVHGQSSGIN; translated from the coding sequence GTGAAGACGCCGGTGCAAGGGGCGGGTGGGGTGCTTTTTAGCCCCGATGGAAAGGTTTTGCTGATCCGGGATCGGCTGGGCTACTGGTGTTTTCCCAAAGGGCATCTGGACGCGGGGGAGAGCCTCGAGCGAGCTGCTTTGCGCGAGGTAGAAGAAGAAACCGGCATCAAAGGCAAGGTCATACAGGCGCTCTCGACGACCCGGTACCAAAACAACAAAGGCATTGCTCGAGAAATTCACTGGTTCTTGATGGAGGGGCAGGGCCAGATACGCCTGGAGAAGGGGCTTGGTGGGGCCGGGTTTTTTGACCCGGAAGAGGCCCGCCGGCTGCTAGCTTTTCCCGAGGATGTGCGGCTCCTGGATGAAGCCATAAGCCATGTTCACGGCCAGAGTTCCGGCATAAACTAA
- a CDS encoding CopD family protein — MPHEHDNTQSALRAALYIGVFLLVGAGVFARYVGPQAARAQRWRVWYLLSGGFLLALGATVYGVYHVVWMLGDTALVGRYLLETHQGNLLLARLLLLVGLLGLSMGWFRLDRWVYPPLALGLLLTLSLTAHAGAAGGLELLADLLHLGAGVVWAGGVLALAVVWPGTRYEAVLQAIRGLSALGLASVAGLTLLGLYLSWARLGEFSNLWSTAYGQRLLLKLGLVALVVGVAAANRLWLLPRLRAKQVRGLQTVSLEAALIVGVLLASGLLATTEPPPPPGQAAPRIVNISETFGNRRYVGQLFSQAGLIHLYLDLRDAEGNLLEGGPALRVRAERGSELLEDIPVPFYKSQYHSALLARQAGEWRVELELPEKTLEFTLEVQR; from the coding sequence ATGCCACACGAACATGACAATACCCAGTCTGCTCTGAGGGCTGCGCTGTACATCGGGGTTTTCTTGCTTGTGGGGGCCGGGGTATTCGCCCGCTATGTGGGGCCCCAGGCCGCCAGGGCCCAGCGCTGGCGGGTGTGGTACCTGCTTTCGGGGGGCTTTTTGCTGGCTTTGGGGGCAACGGTTTATGGTGTCTACCACGTAGTCTGGATGTTGGGCGATACCGCACTGGTGGGTCGCTACCTGCTCGAGACCCATCAGGGCAACCTCCTGCTGGCTCGGCTTTTATTGCTGGTTGGCCTTCTGGGTCTATCCATGGGCTGGTTTCGCCTCGACCGCTGGGTATACCCCCCTTTGGCGCTGGGTCTGCTCCTAACCCTGAGCCTCACCGCCCATGCCGGGGCTGCCGGAGGGCTAGAACTCCTGGCCGACCTGTTGCACCTGGGCGCAGGGGTGGTCTGGGCAGGGGGGGTGCTGGCCCTGGCGGTGGTCTGGCCAGGCACACGCTACGAGGCCGTGCTCCAGGCCATCCGCGGTCTTTCGGCCCTGGGCCTGGCTTCGGTGGCAGGGCTAACCCTGTTGGGGCTATACCTTTCCTGGGCGCGGTTAGGCGAGTTTTCCAACCTTTGGAGCACCGCCTACGGCCAGCGCTTGCTGCTTAAGCTGGGGTTGGTGGCCCTGGTGGTGGGGGTGGCGGCGGCGAACCGGCTCTGGCTCTTGCCGCGGTTGCGGGCCAAGCAAGTCAGGGGGCTGCAAACCGTGAGCCTCGAGGCCGCCCTGATTGTGGGCGTGTTGCTGGCCAGTGGCCTGCTTGCCACCACCGAACCCCCCCCACCGCCCGGTCAGGCGGCTCCCCGCATCGTCAATATTTCGGAAACTTTTGGGAACCGGCGCTATGTGGGGCAGTTGTTCAGCCAGGCCGGCCTGATTCACCTGTACCTCGATTTACGCGATGCCGAGGGGAATCTGCTGGAGGGCGGGCCTGCCCTACGGGTACGGGCAGAGCGCGGGAGCGAGCTTTTAGAGGATATCCCGGTGCCCTTCTATAAGTCGCAGTACCACAGCGCTTTGCTGGCCAGGCAAGCCGGCGAGTGGCGGGTGGAGCTGGAGCTACCGGAGAAGACCCTCGAGTTCACCCTGGAAGTACAGCGTTGA
- a CDS encoding ATP-binding protein, with amino-acid sequence MRQVGMVLGSREAAALDFWVAVEEGQYLRLDDLVYVEFRHPDPQKGDPNGNVRYYGMVDQVIKLYEGAQFDTDVFLARRDLLPVSLSYAAHVQVTRLMPEEYLPPDPGSRVYLAQEEALGMALYYDRMQDQRLPVGILKNGEVAYINFEFLNGFKGGHVNISGVSGVAAKTSYATFLLHSLFQSPANRQKANTKALIFNVKGEDLFYLDKDNNGLNDEAREAYRKLGLPASAFQSVAFLAPPRKTPGDILADVSRPDASAYYWDLVQFCREGLLPFLFTDRGAMSNLGFLIDQVSERLRRLVGDERDRDSQKGPHVVVDDWADELSAMEANVKFGELGKIRLTTFAQLVRYIEFKLLGPESAEEDEKPKGDPRWTARQARGTLEAFVRRLRASIGNVEHLIRGDKPGYPPNPLGSQAQVSVVDIHQLSAQGQMFVVGSILREVFGRKERGDYAGRVFVVLDELNKYAPRDGESPIKDILLDIAERGRSLGVILIGAQQTASEVESRVVGNAAIRVVGRLDAAEAERPEYRYLPASFRQRAVILPQGTMILHQPEVPVPLALTFPLPAWAMKKDEVREDVSAVTISKLID; translated from the coding sequence GTGAGACAGGTGGGAATGGTACTGGGCAGCCGCGAAGCCGCTGCGCTGGATTTCTGGGTAGCGGTCGAGGAAGGGCAGTATTTGCGCCTCGACGACCTGGTGTATGTGGAGTTTCGCCACCCCGATCCACAAAAAGGTGACCCCAACGGCAACGTGCGCTACTACGGCATGGTGGATCAGGTCATCAAGCTCTACGAGGGGGCACAGTTCGATACAGATGTGTTTCTGGCCCGGCGCGACCTGCTGCCGGTGAGCCTCTCCTACGCTGCGCACGTTCAGGTGACCCGGCTCATGCCGGAAGAATACCTGCCCCCCGACCCCGGTTCGCGGGTCTATTTGGCCCAGGAGGAGGCCCTGGGGATGGCGCTCTACTACGACCGTATGCAAGACCAGCGGCTGCCTGTGGGCATCCTCAAGAACGGCGAGGTGGCCTACATCAACTTCGAGTTTCTCAACGGCTTCAAAGGCGGACACGTCAACATCTCGGGGGTCTCCGGTGTGGCGGCCAAGACCAGCTACGCCACTTTTTTGCTGCACAGCCTGTTTCAGTCGCCCGCCAACCGCCAGAAGGCCAACACCAAGGCCCTTATTTTCAACGTAAAAGGCGAAGACCTCTTCTACCTGGACAAAGACAACAACGGCCTGAACGATGAGGCGCGGGAAGCCTATCGCAAGCTGGGGCTGCCGGCCAGCGCCTTCCAGAGCGTGGCTTTCCTGGCCCCACCCCGCAAAACGCCGGGCGACATCCTGGCCGATGTGAGCCGCCCCGACGCCAGCGCCTACTACTGGGATCTGGTGCAGTTCTGCCGGGAGGGGCTGCTGCCTTTTTTGTTCACCGACCGGGGGGCCATGAGCAACTTGGGCTTCCTGATTGACCAGGTGAGTGAGCGCCTGCGCCGTCTGGTGGGGGATGAGCGGGACAGGGATAGCCAGAAAGGCCCCCACGTGGTGGTAGATGACTGGGCCGATGAGCTATCGGCCATGGAGGCCAATGTGAAGTTTGGTGAGCTGGGCAAAATCAGATTGACCACCTTTGCCCAGCTGGTGCGCTACATCGAGTTCAAGCTCCTGGGTCCCGAATCTGCCGAGGAGGACGAGAAACCGAAAGGTGACCCTCGCTGGACAGCCCGGCAGGCCAGGGGCACCCTCGAGGCCTTTGTGCGCCGGCTGCGGGCTTCTATCGGGAATGTGGAGCACCTGATTCGGGGGGACAAGCCCGGCTATCCCCCCAACCCGCTGGGCAGCCAGGCCCAGGTCAGCGTGGTGGATATACACCAGTTGTCGGCCCAGGGGCAGATGTTTGTGGTGGGCTCCATTCTGCGCGAGGTGTTTGGCCGTAAGGAGCGGGGCGATTACGCGGGGCGGGTGTTTGTGGTGCTGGACGAGCTAAACAAATACGCCCCGCGCGATGGCGAAAGCCCCATCAAGGACATCCTGCTCGACATCGCCGAGCGCGGGCGCAGCCTGGGGGTCATCCTGATTGGGGCCCAGCAGACCGCCTCGGAGGTGGAAAGCCGGGTAGTGGGCAACGCGGCCATCCGGGTGGTGGGCCGCCTGGATGCGGCCGAGGCCGAGCGCCCCGAGTACCGCTACCTGCCCGCTTCCTTCCGCCAGCGGGCCGTCATCTTGCCGCAGGGAACCATGATTCTCCACCAGCCCGAGGTGCCGGTTCCACTGGCCCTTACCTTCCCGCTGCCGGCCTGGGCCATGAAAAAAGACGAGGTTAGAGAAGATGTCTCGGCAGTGACCATATCCAAGCTGATTGATTAG
- a CDS encoding cytochrome-c peroxidase, which translates to MQGWRVGWLGLLLLGAGLLAFYFWPRPKPAAAQAEPAPAAHPTSPRILFAERTVPVPDDNPQTPAKVELGQRLFYDPRLSKDGKVACASCHKPEFAFSDGGKPVSTGIFGRQGSRNAPSLTNVAFRRHLFWEGRSPRLELQAVGPLTAHDEMGMEPEELAQRLGAIPEYAKAFQEVFGEPPTLKTTAYAIAAFERTLLSYNSPFDRYQAGDDKAMSEAALRGMEIFFSEKGDCFHCHVGPEFTDDEPRNTALYTVYKDIGLARATGRDEDVGKFKTPTLRNVALTAPYMHDGSIQTLREAVQHYNQGGQPNLNADALIRPLGLTEAEVDDLVAFLRSLTDESFGTNPAFLPP; encoded by the coding sequence ATGCAAGGCTGGCGTGTGGGATGGTTGGGGCTGCTCCTCTTGGGGGCCGGACTGCTGGCCTTTTATTTCTGGCCCCGTCCAAAGCCAGCAGCGGCCCAGGCCGAGCCCGCACCCGCCGCCCATCCGACCAGTCCCCGCATTCTTTTTGCCGAGCGAACAGTACCGGTACCCGACGACAACCCCCAGACCCCTGCCAAGGTGGAACTGGGGCAGCGGCTCTTCTACGATCCCCGGCTTTCCAAAGACGGCAAGGTGGCCTGCGCAAGCTGTCACAAGCCCGAGTTTGCTTTTAGCGATGGGGGTAAGCCAGTGAGCACCGGTATTTTTGGCCGCCAGGGCAGCCGCAATGCGCCCTCCCTCACCAATGTGGCGTTTCGCAGACACCTGTTCTGGGAAGGGCGCTCGCCCCGGCTCGAGCTCCAGGCGGTAGGCCCCCTCACCGCCCACGACGAGATGGGCATGGAGCCCGAGGAACTTGCGCAAAGGCTAGGGGCCATCCCCGAGTACGCCAAAGCCTTCCAGGAGGTCTTTGGTGAGCCCCCCACCCTCAAGACCACCGCCTATGCCATAGCGGCCTTCGAACGTACCCTGCTTTCCTACAACAGCCCCTTCGACCGCTACCAGGCCGGCGACGACAAAGCCATGAGCGAGGCGGCTTTACGCGGAATGGAAATTTTTTTTAGCGAGAAGGGCGACTGCTTTCATTGCCATGTGGGCCCCGAATTCACCGACGACGAACCGCGCAATACGGCACTCTACACCGTGTACAAGGACATCGGGCTGGCCCGTGCAACCGGCAGGGACGAAGACGTGGGCAAGTTCAAAACCCCCACCCTGCGCAATGTGGCCCTCACTGCCCCCTACATGCACGACGGCTCCATCCAAACCCTGCGCGAGGCGGTGCAGCACTATAATCAGGGCGGCCAGCCCAACCTCAACGCCGATGCCCTCATCAGACCTTTGGGCCTGACCGAGGCCGAGGTGGACGATTTGGTGGCTTTTTTGAGGTCGCTGACCGATGAGAGTTTTGGCACCAACCCGGCCTTTTTGCCGCCTTAG
- a CDS encoding pitrilysin family protein, translating to MVWLILLVLLLPGALAQQLREQIRKYTLDNGLRVLMVPDKTAPVIHFNLMFDVGGVDEAPGLGGIAHMVEHMAFKGTPTIGSLDWTKEKAALEAVDKARADLDRAIASRAAQEEIQRLTAAYNQAREEAKKLALPNAIDQLFTNNGEQGLNASTGYDRTDYRVSLPSNRLELYLRVYADVMLNAVFRSFYEEADVVLEERRQRSENDPNGALSEVFLRTAFQVHPYGRPLIGSREEIQGYRVDRAMAFWKTHYHPNRAVLVLVGDVEPERDIQLVRRYMGAIPRGPARPNLNIPAEPPQAAERRATLEYNAQPSLLIGFHKPTYPNRDAYVMDMIDSILTEGRTSRLFRRLVIQEQAALNVSSSSASPGFRYPNMFTISAQPRAPRTTADLERFIYEELERLKNEPVGSQELQKVRNQTRAAYLRVLQGGPGLAQTLAFYELFFGGYQRIFEEEAIYNTITAEEIQQAARRYFTPQNRTVATLVTRGGSR from the coding sequence ATGGTTTGGTTGATCTTGCTGGTGTTGCTGCTACCTGGGGCGCTGGCCCAGCAGCTCCGCGAGCAAATACGCAAATACACCCTGGACAATGGTTTGCGGGTGTTGATGGTGCCCGACAAGACCGCCCCGGTCATCCACTTTAACCTGATGTTTGATGTGGGGGGCGTGGACGAAGCGCCGGGTCTGGGGGGCATTGCCCACATGGTAGAGCACATGGCCTTCAAGGGCACCCCCACCATCGGCAGCCTGGACTGGACCAAAGAGAAAGCCGCTTTGGAGGCAGTTGACAAAGCCCGGGCCGACCTCGACCGGGCCATCGCCAGCCGGGCTGCGCAGGAGGAGATCCAGCGACTGACCGCTGCCTACAACCAGGCCCGCGAAGAGGCCAAGAAACTGGCCCTGCCCAACGCCATAGACCAGCTTTTTACCAACAACGGCGAGCAGGGTCTGAATGCCTCCACCGGCTACGACCGCACCGACTACCGGGTTTCGCTGCCCTCGAATCGCCTCGAGCTCTACCTGCGGGTCTACGCCGATGTGATGCTGAACGCGGTTTTCCGCAGCTTCTACGAAGAGGCCGATGTGGTGCTCGAGGAGCGCCGCCAGCGCAGCGAGAACGACCCCAACGGGGCTTTGAGCGAGGTTTTTTTGCGCACGGCCTTCCAGGTGCACCCCTATGGGCGGCCCCTGATTGGCAGCCGCGAGGAGATTCAGGGCTACCGGGTAGATAGAGCCATGGCGTTCTGGAAGACCCACTACCACCCCAACCGGGCGGTGCTGGTGCTTGTGGGCGATGTGGAGCCGGAGCGGGACATCCAGCTGGTGCGCCGCTACATGGGGGCGATTCCCCGGGGCCCCGCACGGCCCAACCTGAACATTCCCGCTGAGCCGCCCCAGGCCGCCGAGCGGCGGGCAACGCTCGAGTACAACGCCCAGCCCAGCCTGCTGATCGGCTTCCACAAGCCGACTTACCCGAACCGTGACGCCTACGTGATGGACATGATTGACTCCATCCTGACCGAGGGGCGCACCAGCCGCCTGTTCCGTCGCCTGGTAATCCAGGAACAGGCTGCGCTCAATGTAAGCTCGAGTTCGGCCTCGCCGGGCTTCCGCTATCCCAATATGTTTACCATCTCAGCCCAGCCCCGCGCCCCACGCACCACGGCGGATCTCGAGCGCTTCATTTACGAGGAGTTGGAGCGCCTCAAGAACGAGCCGGTCGGTTCGCAGGAGCTTCAGAAGGTGCGCAACCAGACCCGCGCAGCCTATCTGCGGGTTCTGCAGGGTGGGCCGGGCCTGGCCCAGACCCTGGCCTTCTACGAACTGTTTTTTGGCGGCTATCAGCGCATCTTTGAGGAAGAAGCCATCTATAACACCATTACCGCGGAGGAAATTCAGCAGGCTGCCCGCAGGTACTTCACCCCGCAAAACCGCACGGTGGCCACCCTCGTTACCCGGGGAGGTAGCCGATGA
- the aat gene encoding leucyl/phenylalanyl-tRNA--protein transferase, with product MYAQGYFPLGMEQGIGWFDQRAYGTPYRAVMPLDERFHVPRSLRRVLNARRFEVRINADFAGVLEGCATRGGSFSSETWLTPEVARLYLGLHRYGFAHSFETWQGGVLAGGILGVVLGAAFIGDSMFYRVPDASKVALVRLVEHLRARGFELFDVQVQNPHLARFGAVEMDPLEFRQRLQEAIVKPVLFVD from the coding sequence ATGTATGCCCAGGGGTATTTCCCCCTCGGTATGGAGCAGGGGATTGGCTGGTTTGACCAGCGGGCCTACGGAACCCCCTACCGGGCCGTGATGCCCCTGGACGAGCGTTTTCATGTGCCGCGCAGCTTGCGGCGGGTGCTCAACGCCAGGCGCTTTGAGGTTCGCATCAACGCCGATTTTGCAGGCGTACTCGAGGGTTGCGCCACCCGCGGCGGTTCTTTCTCGAGCGAGACCTGGCTTACGCCTGAGGTAGCCCGGCTCTACCTGGGACTGCACCGCTACGGCTTTGCCCACAGCTTTGAAACCTGGCAGGGGGGCGTGCTGGCCGGAGGCATCCTGGGCGTGGTGCTTGGGGCGGCTTTTATCGGTGACAGCATGTTTTACCGCGTACCCGATGCCTCCAAGGTGGCGCTGGTACGGCTGGTGGAGCACCTGCGGGCCCGGGGCTTTGAACTATTCGATGTGCAGGTACAAAACCCCCACCTGGCCCGCTTTGGGGCTGTGGAGATGGATCCGCTCGAGTTCCGGCAAAGGCTCCAGGAAGCCATTGTGAAGCCTGTGCTGTTTGTGGACTGA
- a CDS encoding pitrilysin family protein: MKALWSLLIGLLTLSLAQGVPADWPDPFKMQFQRIQPSAIQPTRVQLSNGLTVLLIEDRTLPFVNGRIYLRAGAIFEPEDKVGLSGIFSSVMRTGGAGERTPDQIDETLETLAASVSVSTDNLFTSVAFSTLTENLDPVLQIWADILVRPRFSQERLDLEKGRALEAIRRRNDQPTQIAVREFVRRINEGHPAGRISSVASVQSITRDDLVAFHQRFFKPNVAVLAVTGDFNTQEMVARLERVLQGWQRGEVTLPSFPPPSPKPSIYFVQKETNQSVIYMGNPTVTAYAPGYSELDLVSRVLGDGFNSRLFTEVRTKRGLAYATGGAQTQGFGWPGFFYGASISRVEKTAEVIELMLAQFRDLRERPVSQEELELFRNNILNAEVFRFTSRQAVAERIARTQMLGLSADYYEQYVRQIQAATPADLQRVMQQYVRPEQFVIVVVGDRRQFDKPLSSLGNLIEVPLE, translated from the coding sequence ATGAAAGCACTGTGGAGTTTACTGATTGGCCTTTTGACCCTGAGCCTGGCCCAAGGCGTGCCGGCCGACTGGCCCGACCCTTTCAAGATGCAGTTTCAGCGGATCCAGCCCAGCGCTATCCAGCCCACCCGGGTGCAGCTTTCCAATGGCCTGACCGTCCTGCTGATAGAAGACCGCACGCTGCCTTTTGTAAACGGGCGGATCTATCTGCGGGCCGGGGCCATCTTCGAGCCGGAAGATAAGGTGGGCCTGAGCGGCATCTTCTCCAGCGTGATGCGCACGGGCGGGGCCGGGGAGCGCACCCCCGACCAGATTGACGAAACCCTGGAAACCCTGGCCGCTTCTGTCAGCGTGAGCACCGACAACCTGTTTACCTCGGTGGCGTTTAGTACCCTGACCGAGAACCTTGACCCGGTGCTGCAAATCTGGGCCGACATCCTGGTGCGCCCGCGTTTTTCCCAAGAGCGTCTAGATCTGGAGAAAGGCCGGGCGCTGGAGGCCATCCGTCGGCGCAACGACCAGCCCACCCAGATTGCGGTGCGGGAGTTTGTGCGGCGTATCAACGAGGGCCATCCGGCGGGGCGTATTAGCAGTGTGGCCTCTGTTCAGTCCATCACCCGGGACGACCTGGTGGCCTTTCATCAGCGCTTCTTCAAGCCCAACGTAGCCGTGCTGGCCGTTACCGGCGACTTCAACACCCAGGAGATGGTAGCCAGGCTCGAGCGCGTTCTGCAAGGTTGGCAGCGTGGGGAAGTCACCCTGCCCAGCTTCCCTCCGCCGAGCCCCAAGCCCAGCATTTACTTTGTGCAAAAGGAGACCAACCAGAGCGTCATCTACATGGGCAACCCTACCGTGACCGCCTATGCACCGGGCTACAGCGAGCTCGACCTGGTCAGCCGGGTGCTGGGGGATGGCTTCAACAGCCGCCTGTTTACCGAGGTGCGTACCAAGCGGGGCCTGGCCTATGCCACCGGCGGGGCCCAGACGCAGGGCTTCGGCTGGCCGGGCTTCTTCTACGGGGCTTCTATCTCGAGGGTCGAGAAAACCGCCGAGGTGATAGAGCTGATGCTGGCCCAGTTCCGCGATCTGCGTGAGCGACCGGTTTCGCAGGAGGAGCTCGAGCTCTTCCGCAACAACATCCTGAACGCCGAGGTCTTCCGCTTTACCTCCCGTCAGGCCGTGGCCGAGCGCATCGCCCGCACCCAGATGCTGGGTCTGTCCGCCGACTACTACGAGCAATACGTGCGCCAGATTCAGGCCGCTACCCCCGCCGATTTGCAGCGGGTCATGCAGCAGTACGTGCGGCCGGAGCAGTTTGTGATCGTGGTGGTCGGCGACCGGCGGCAGTTCGACAAGCCGCTCTCGAGCCTCGGCAACCTGATTGAGGTGCCGCTCGAGTAG
- a CDS encoding gamma carbonic anhydrase family protein, whose translation MAVYRLDEHVPQIHPSAFIAPTALVVGQAEIGENASVWFGAVVRSDTEKVVIGAGSNVQDGAILHADPGDPCILGKNVTVGHRAVVHGALVEDGALIGIGAVVLNQARVGKGAMVGAGAVVPPGMEIPAGMLAIGIPAKVRGPVEPTQNAERYVELSRHYLAHLAPIAPIGRYQVTLRGQDALNPFSDLHLQLKRGEPEALLALKAIVEGRTSDAKAEVLHELVREGLIRPI comes from the coding sequence ATGGCTGTTTATCGGCTGGACGAACACGTACCTCAGATTCACCCCAGCGCCTTTATTGCACCCACTGCCCTGGTTGTTGGTCAGGCTGAAATCGGCGAGAATGCCTCGGTCTGGTTTGGGGCGGTGGTGCGCTCGGACACCGAGAAGGTGGTAATCGGTGCGGGCAGCAACGTACAGGATGGTGCGATTCTGCATGCCGACCCCGGCGACCCCTGCATTCTAGGGAAAAATGTAACTGTGGGGCACCGGGCTGTGGTGCACGGGGCGCTGGTGGAAGACGGCGCCCTTATTGGGATTGGTGCGGTGGTTCTAAACCAGGCCCGGGTGGGCAAGGGGGCCATGGTGGGGGCCGGTGCGGTGGTGCCGCCGGGAATGGAAATTCCTGCGGGTATGCTGGCCATCGGCATCCCGGCCAAGGTGCGAGGGCCGGTAGAACCCACCCAGAACGCCGAGCGGTACGTAGAACTCTCACGCCACTATCTGGCCCACCTGGCCCCCATTGCGCCGATTGGACGCTATCAGGTGACCCTGCGCGGACAGGACGCACTTAACCCCTTCAGCGACCTGCATTTGCAACTCAAACGGGGCGAGCCGGAGGCGCTCCTGGCCCTCAAGGCCATTGTGGAAGGGCGCACAAGCGATGCCAAGGCCGAGGTGCTGCACGAACTGGTGCGCGAAGGTCTGATTCGGCCCATTTGA